From Bacillus pumilus, one genomic window encodes:
- a CDS encoding TatD family hydrolase, whose amino-acid sequence MLFDTHAHLNAEQYNEDLEQVIERAKSEKVEKIVVVGFDRPTITRAMELIEEYDFIYAAIGWHPVDAIDMTDEDLLWIKELSQHEKVVAIGEMGLDYYWDKSPKDVQKEVFRRQIALAKEVNLPIIIHNRDATEDVVTILKEEGAADVGGIMHCFTGSLEIAKACMDMNFYISFGGPVTFKNAKKPKEVVKDIPSDRLLIETDCPYLTPAPFRGKRNEPSYVKYIAEQIAELRETSFEELAELTTKNAKKVFGIN is encoded by the coding sequence ATGTTATTTGATACACATGCCCATTTAAATGCTGAACAATATAATGAAGACTTAGAGCAGGTGATCGAAAGAGCGAAAAGTGAAAAAGTCGAAAAAATCGTGGTGGTAGGGTTTGACCGCCCGACAATTACGAGAGCAATGGAATTAATTGAAGAGTATGATTTCATCTATGCAGCCATTGGCTGGCACCCAGTCGATGCCATTGATATGACAGATGAGGATTTGCTGTGGATCAAAGAATTATCTCAACATGAAAAAGTCGTTGCGATTGGAGAAATGGGTCTGGATTACTATTGGGACAAGTCGCCAAAAGATGTACAAAAGGAAGTCTTTAGACGTCAAATTGCTCTTGCGAAGGAAGTGAATCTTCCAATCATTATTCATAATCGTGACGCAACGGAAGATGTCGTGACGATCTTAAAGGAAGAGGGAGCGGCTGATGTTGGAGGGATTATGCATTGCTTTACGGGCAGCCTAGAAATCGCAAAAGCGTGTATGGATATGAACTTTTATATTTCATTCGGTGGACCCGTGACATTTAAAAATGCCAAAAAACCGAAGGAAGTTGTCAAGGACATACCAAGTGACCGGCTTTTAATTGAAACAGACTGCCCTTACTTAACGCCAGCGCCATTTAGAGGGAAACGTAACGAGCCAAGTTATGTGAAATATATCGCAGAACAGATCGCGGAGTTACGAGAAACAAGCTTTGAAGAGCTTGCTGAATTGACCACAAAAAATGCGAAAAAAGTTTTCGGTATAAACTGA